In one window of Haemorhous mexicanus isolate bHaeMex1 chromosome 31, bHaeMex1.pri, whole genome shotgun sequence DNA:
- the LOC132340178 gene encoding T-lymphocyte surface antigen Ly-9-like isoform X3, whose protein sequence is MERESPRGKSRLPSLLLALLGLGPELLFGQPRAPPRQVNGVLGGSVLLSPALLPNQTVKEIEWSFSAGTGATIQVAEVGPGGLERPDPRDRFGRRLELVNGTALRLRGLQRGDSGVFGARIKLQPALVEDQAFNLSVYEAVPSPRTRSQLLASTLEWCNLTLQCQGSGRGAVNVTWRRDSLTWGQLGPGRHQLSPDGTTLRVALPPTATNVTYACTVSNPADHKVALFDLQSLCQGGGGPSAFSTSGYVVLSLILVAVSLGGAFWCWRVNSEKAAEAAATPTAPPEESPGEPQFSDIVCRSPPEGNDQPRGTPTVAPQGPSPPEAPQEPSEPQKSEPAAPKSPPGGGEQKAPEDTAEEVT, encoded by the exons AGCTGCTCTtcgggcagccccgggccccgccgcgccaGGTGAACGGCGTGCTGGGCGGCTCCGTGCTGCTGTCCCCGGCGCTGCTGCCCAACCAGACGGTGAAGGAGATCGAGTGGAGCTTCTCGGCGGGCACCGGTGCCACCATCCAGGTGGCCGAGGTGGGCCCGGGCGGGCTGGAGCGGCCGGACCCGCGGGACCGCTTCGGCCGCCGCCTGGAGCTCGTCAACGGCACGGCGCTGCGGCTCCGCGGGCTGCAGCGCGGCGACAGCGGCGTCTTCGGGGCCCGCATCAAACTGCAGCCGGCCCTGGTGGAGGACCAGGCCTTCAACCTGTCCGTCTACG AGGCCGTGCCCAGCCCCCGGACGCGCAGCCAGCTCCTGGCCAGCACGCTGGAGTGGTGCAACCtcaccctgcagtgccagggcagcgGCCGCGGCGCCGTCAATGTCACCTGGCGGCGCGACAGCCTCACCTGGGGCCAGCTGGGCCCCGGGCGCCACCAGCTGTCCCCCGACGGCACCACCCTGCGGGTGGCACTGCCGCCCACCGCCACCAACGTCACCTACGCCTGCACCGTCAGCAACCCCGCGGACCACAAGGTCGCCCTGTTCGACCTgcagagcctgtgccagggcGGAG GGGGCCCCTCGGCCTTCTCCACCTCGGGCTACGTGGTGCTCTCGCTGATCCTGGTGGCCGTCAGCCTGGGCGGCGCCTTCTGGTGCTGGAGGGTCAACAGCGAGAAGGCGGCCGAGGCAG CCGCCACGCCCACGGCGCCGCCCGAGGAGAGCCCCGGGGAGCCGCAGTTCAGCGACATCGTCTGCAGGAGCCCCCCCGAGGGCAACGACCAG cCGAGGGGGACCCCAACTGTCGCCCCGCAGGGCCCCAGCCCCCCCGAGGCCCCGCAGGAACCCAGCGAACCCCAAAAATCCGAGCCCGCGGCCCCAAAATCGCCCCCGGGGGGCGGCGAGCAGAAAGCCCCGGAGGACACGGCCGAGGAGGTGACATAG